In a genomic window of Pseudodesulfovibrio sp. S3:
- the panC gene encoding pantoate--beta-alanine ligase, whose translation MHIITDPKELQQQCLKWRDQGLTIGLVPTMGFLHEGHMALLDKARPECDRLVTTLFVNPTQFGENEDLSNYPNDFEGDCRKAEAHGSDLLFAPGPDAMYAPDHATWVEVPELGAHLCGASRPIHFRGVCTVVTKLFMLTQADVAVFGQKDWQQFAILRRMVRDLNIPIRLIGHPIVREADGLALSSRNAYLTATERAAAPAIRKGLLLLAEKAADERDCATLKRLLETEYASTLPMGKVDYIEIVDPDSIQPVKTITKSALTAVAIRLGKARLIDNILIGV comes from the coding sequence ATGCATATCATCACCGACCCCAAAGAATTACAGCAGCAATGCCTGAAGTGGCGAGACCAGGGCCTGACCATAGGCCTGGTGCCGACAATGGGCTTTCTTCACGAAGGGCACATGGCCCTCCTGGACAAGGCACGCCCTGAGTGCGACAGACTGGTCACGACCCTGTTCGTCAACCCTACACAATTCGGCGAGAACGAAGACCTGTCCAACTATCCGAACGATTTCGAGGGCGATTGCCGGAAAGCCGAAGCCCACGGGAGCGACCTGCTCTTTGCGCCAGGACCGGACGCCATGTACGCGCCGGACCACGCCACCTGGGTGGAAGTGCCCGAACTGGGCGCCCACCTTTGCGGGGCTTCCCGGCCCATCCACTTCCGGGGCGTGTGCACGGTGGTGACAAAGCTGTTCATGCTCACCCAGGCCGACGTGGCCGTATTCGGCCAGAAGGACTGGCAACAGTTTGCCATCCTCAGACGCATGGTCCGCGACCTGAACATACCCATCCGGCTCATCGGCCACCCCATTGTCCGTGAAGCCGACGGGCTGGCCCTCAGTTCACGCAACGCCTACCTGACGGCCACCGAAAGGGCGGCGGCACCGGCCATCCGCAAGGGGCTCCTGCTCTTGGCTGAAAAAGCCGCGGATGAACGGGACTGCGCGACCTTGAAGCGGCTCCTTGAGACCGAGTATGCGTCCACCCTGCCCATGGGCAAAGTGGATTACATAGAGATCGTGGACCCGGACTCCATTCAGCCGGTGAAAACGATAACGAAGTCTGCGCTGACTGCCGTGGCAATACGCCTTGGCAAGGCCCGGCTCATAGACAACATATTGATAGGGGTGTAA
- a CDS encoding helix-turn-helix transcriptional regulator produces the protein MPIIIDLDVVLAQRKISSKQLAQDIGITQQNLSILKTGKARAIRFSTLDAICRTLDCQPGELLRFVPDEEG, from the coding sequence ATGCCCATAATCATCGATCTTGACGTCGTACTTGCCCAGCGGAAAATCAGTTCCAAACAGTTGGCGCAGGATATCGGAATAACCCAACAGAACCTGTCCATCCTCAAGACAGGCAAGGCCAGGGCCATCCGCTTTTCCACGCTGGACGCCATTTGTCGAACGCTGGACTGCCAACCGGGAGAGCTGCTGCGGTTCGTCCCGGACGAAGAAGGATAG
- a CDS encoding DUF2975 domain-containing protein: MKNRIQSLSRVIRSILVVVLIASPLIVGLIWLSGGEILMGDAQSGMTFQFLGDDLLTDGELALTVPLPWEARILGLSVTMIPVGIGMIATWWLICLFGCFARGEVFTQSSVSYISRTGWTMVASVVTLPIYQLLLSWVLTMHNQPGERLLSISLDLNDLEKIITAAIIILVSWIMEEGRKLRENDDLTV; this comes from the coding sequence ATGAAAAATCGTATTCAAAGCCTGTCGAGAGTTATCCGTTCCATTCTTGTCGTCGTTCTCATCGCCAGTCCACTGATCGTGGGCCTCATCTGGTTGTCCGGCGGTGAAATCCTGATGGGTGACGCCCAGTCCGGGATGACCTTCCAGTTTCTCGGTGACGACCTGTTGACCGACGGAGAGCTCGCCCTGACCGTTCCACTCCCCTGGGAGGCCCGTATCCTCGGACTGTCCGTCACCATGATCCCGGTAGGCATCGGCATGATTGCCACCTGGTGGCTGATATGTCTGTTCGGTTGTTTCGCCCGTGGAGAGGTCTTCACGCAATCCTCAGTCAGCTATATATCCAGAACGGGCTGGACCATGGTTGCCAGTGTTGTCACATTGCCCATTTATCAACTCCTGTTGAGTTGGGTACTGACCATGCACAACCAACCAGGTGAACGGTTGCTGTCAATCTCGCTTGACCTGAATGACCTGGAGAAGATCATAACGGCCGCCATTATCATTCTCGTGAGCTGGATCATGGAAGAGGGCCGCAAACTGCGTGAGAATGACGACCTTACCGTCTAG